A genomic region of Maniola hyperantus chromosome 5, iAphHyp1.2, whole genome shotgun sequence contains the following coding sequences:
- the LOC117982115 gene encoding uncharacterized protein — MLHLGTFLAVAVVLSAAAPPDGISHNFIELDLSPEEAQKYLNSPPFTEPKLSGRIATNPLVRYDDPRFRSAEAGPTLGHYWRNGHEIENPEDFVEEVYDAVQYHGQDGLGAYAYGYETPESAKVENRIRSGDVTGSYTFKGDNDELIKVRYWSDSEGFHQEDNIPKVVLKPVEEAEDVREARLAHEKAWQEAAAAARQNPDPLGEYYNNYNQQYDFQPAASELSDAVVAAPGQAREAKAYYNPQGQLPSYPSSPKPDKYEEPEPTGPPRGFFYKIQYPVSITVPKNPEDRVPSNYGRAVQQSSK; from the exons GTCGTATTATCCGCAGCGGCACCTCCGGATGGCATCTCCCACAATTTCATAGAGCTGGACCTGTCGCCTGAAGAAGCCCAGAAGTATCTGAACAGCCCTCCCTTCACGGAACCCAAGCTGTCTGGTCGCATTGCTACAAATCCGTtg GTCCGGTACGACGACCCTAGGTTTCGCTCGGCGGAAGCCGGCCCCACTCTCGGCCACTACTGGAGAAATGGACACGAAATCGAAAACCCTGAAGACTTCGTCGAAGAG gtatatGACGCAGTTCAATACCACGGCCAAGACGGCCTCGGCGCTTACGCGTACGGCTATGAGACCCCCGAGTCAGCGAAGGTTGAGAACAGGATCCGTTCCGGTGACGTCACTGGCTCCTACACCTTCAAGGGCGATAACGACGAGCTTATCAAG GTCCGCTACTGGTCCGACAGCGAAGGCTTCCACCAGGAGGACAACATCCCCAAGGTGGTCCTGAAGCCAGTGGAAGAGGCTGAGGATGTGAGAGAAGCTCGTCTCGCTCACGAGAAGGCCTGGCAGGAGGCTGCCGCTGCTGCCCGCCAGAACCCTGACCCACT GGGAGAGTACTACAACAACTACAACCAGCAATACGACTTCCAGCCTGCGGCGTCCGAGCTGAGCGACGCCGTGGTTGCTGCCCCCGGCCAGGCGCGCGAGGCCAAGGCGTACTACAACCCTCAGGGCCAGCTCCCATCATATCCCTCCTCGCCTAAACCCGACAAGTATGAAGAGCCTGAACCTACT GGTCCCCCTCGTGGATTCTTCTACAAAATACAATACCCCGTCTCCATCACCGTCCCCAAGAACCCCGAAGACAGAGTCCCCAGCAACTACGGTAGAGCTGTAC